The Pseudolabrys sp. FHR47 genome contains a region encoding:
- a CDS encoding ribonuclease E/G, producing MPDKMLIDATHPEETRVVVLRGNRVEEFDFESANRKQLRGNIYLAKVTRVEPSLQAAFVDYGGNRHGFLAFAEIHPDYYQIPVADRQALLAQEEQDARQAEAEHESRSSRGGRRNRHRRSDRSRDASRTEAVADTTETPNEAAAETAGEVLGEAALGGVTPPEAGHTEFPLSDATAPAEVEASAETPAEAEHPLTTSEEIDLPPLPQAHIETAPAEAEAADTAGVMEPEGGEDHAETGDETLMPDAQSIVADENNGDENDVDNGIGDDNGNGEDHHDDEVEPVESVGGADALEEVEDRKPRFRRNYKIQEVIKRRQVMLVQVVKEERGSKGAALTTYLSLAGRYSVLMPNTARGGGISRKITSGEDRSRLKEIAQELDVPEGMGVILRTAGASRTKMEVKRDFEYLLRLWETVRDLTLKSMAPTLVYEEGSLIKRSIRDLYSKDIDEVIVAGEAGYKEARDFMRMLMPTHAKNVKLYNEAQPLFTRYGIESQLDAMFQPTVQLRSGGYIVINQTEALVAIDVNSGRATREHHIEDTALKTNCEAADEVARQLRLRDLAGLIVIDFIDMDEGRNNRTVERRMKEALKHDRARIQVGRISHFGLLEMSRQRIRTSVLESSTEKCPVCGGLGHVRSVSSVALQLLRAIEDTLNKGGTHNLTVRTRSDVALYVLNHKRAHLRALEERFRITITIAADATVSPQVSYMVERGEQMHSAEQAKAIAAAAPPMTITIEEDDFVPPEEPEYEDETVAGAADEDEDEGAEDESEAQATDDEESERDGGRRRRRRRGRGRGRGRQRDESQPQPQNLGEHAVAHEDHDAGSPEEEGIAAEQDGEEAAAEGTDQNGEQRRRRRRGRRGGRRNRQRGDEGYQGNGREAGEQPTASFEQGVHETSEGAPHPVLSDEDAGLMAPPFPQPAQVHEAAPAPAPSALGTPAASEPLPEAPPRRRSTIREPAPVGTSEPMTTVAPSAPAPAPVISSTAPDTSSEPPKRGWWAKRLLGDKS from the coding sequence ATGCCCGACAAAATGTTGATCGACGCGACCCACCCGGAAGAAACGCGGGTGGTCGTGCTGCGTGGCAATCGCGTCGAGGAATTCGACTTCGAGTCCGCTAACCGCAAGCAGCTCCGCGGTAACATCTACCTCGCCAAGGTCACACGGGTCGAACCGTCGCTGCAGGCGGCGTTCGTCGATTACGGCGGCAACCGGCACGGCTTCCTCGCCTTCGCCGAAATCCATCCCGACTACTATCAGATCCCGGTGGCCGACCGGCAGGCCCTGCTCGCCCAGGAAGAGCAGGATGCCCGCCAGGCCGAAGCCGAACATGAAAGCCGTAGCAGCCGTGGCGGCCGTCGCAACCGACACCGCCGCTCGGATCGCTCCCGCGACGCCAGCCGCACCGAGGCGGTTGCCGACACGACCGAGACGCCGAACGAGGCCGCGGCAGAAACGGCGGGCGAGGTTCTAGGCGAAGCAGCGCTGGGCGGCGTCACGCCACCTGAAGCCGGGCACACCGAATTTCCGCTGTCCGATGCCACTGCCCCGGCCGAGGTTGAAGCATCGGCCGAGACGCCGGCCGAAGCCGAGCATCCGCTGACGACATCGGAGGAAATCGACCTGCCGCCGCTGCCGCAGGCCCATATCGAAACCGCACCGGCTGAAGCCGAGGCGGCCGACACGGCCGGCGTCATGGAGCCGGAAGGCGGCGAGGACCATGCCGAGACCGGCGATGAAACCCTCATGCCGGATGCCCAGTCGATCGTTGCCGACGAGAACAATGGCGATGAGAACGACGTCGACAACGGCATTGGCGACGATAACGGCAATGGCGAGGATCACCACGACGACGAGGTCGAGCCGGTCGAATCCGTCGGCGGCGCCGACGCACTCGAAGAGGTCGAGGATCGCAAGCCGCGCTTCCGCCGCAACTACAAGATTCAGGAAGTCATCAAGCGCCGCCAGGTGATGCTGGTGCAGGTGGTCAAGGAAGAGCGCGGCAGCAAGGGCGCGGCGCTGACTACCTATCTGTCGCTCGCCGGCCGCTACTCAGTGCTGATGCCGAACACCGCGCGCGGCGGCGGCATTTCGCGAAAGATCACCTCCGGCGAAGATCGCAGCCGGCTCAAGGAAATCGCGCAGGAGCTCGACGTGCCGGAAGGCATGGGCGTGATCCTGCGCACCGCCGGCGCCTCCCGCACCAAGATGGAGGTCAAGCGCGACTTCGAATATCTGCTGCGGCTGTGGGAGACGGTGCGCGACCTGACGCTCAAATCGATGGCCCCCACCCTCGTCTACGAGGAAGGCTCACTGATCAAGCGCTCCATCCGCGACCTCTATTCCAAGGACATCGACGAGGTCATCGTCGCGGGCGAAGCCGGCTACAAGGAAGCGCGCGACTTCATGCGCATGCTGATGCCGACGCATGCCAAGAACGTGAAGCTCTACAACGAGGCCCAGCCGCTGTTCACGCGCTATGGCATCGAGAGCCAGCTCGATGCCATGTTCCAGCCGACCGTGCAGTTGCGCTCCGGCGGCTACATCGTCATCAACCAGACTGAAGCTTTGGTCGCGATCGACGTCAACTCCGGTAGAGCCACGCGCGAGCACCACATCGAAGACACCGCGCTCAAGACCAATTGCGAAGCCGCCGACGAAGTGGCGCGCCAGCTGCGCCTTCGCGATCTTGCCGGCCTCATCGTCATCGACTTCATCGATATGGATGAAGGCCGCAACAACCGCACGGTCGAGCGGCGCATGAAGGAAGCGCTCAAGCACGACCGCGCGCGCATTCAGGTCGGCCGCATCTCGCATTTCGGCCTCCTGGAAATGTCGCGCCAGCGCATCCGCACGTCGGTGCTGGAGTCTTCGACCGAGAAATGCCCCGTCTGCGGCGGCCTCGGTCATGTGCGTTCGGTATCGTCGGTCGCGCTGCAATTGCTGCGTGCCATCGAGGACACGCTGAACAAGGGCGGCACCCATAACCTCACCGTGCGCACACGGTCGGATGTCGCGCTCTATGTACTCAATCACAAGCGCGCCCATTTGCGCGCTCTTGAAGAGCGCTTCCGCATCACCATCACCATCGCGGCCGACGCGACCGTGTCGCCGCAGGTCTCGTACATGGTCGAGCGTGGCGAACAGATGCATAGCGCCGAGCAGGCCAAGGCGATCGCCGCCGCGGCGCCGCCCATGACAATCACGATCGAGGAAGACGATTTCGTCCCGCCGGAGGAACCGGAATACGAGGACGAGACGGTCGCCGGCGCGGCCGACGAAGATGAAGACGAAGGCGCCGAGGACGAAAGCGAAGCCCAGGCCACGGACGACGAGGAAAGCGAACGCGACGGAGGCCGCCGCCGTCGGCGGCGGCGTGGCCGCGGACGCGGTCGCGGCCGTCAGCGCGATGAGTCCCAGCCGCAGCCGCAAAACCTCGGCGAACATGCCGTCGCGCATGAGGATCATGACGCTGGCTCGCCGGAGGAAGAAGGCATCGCCGCCGAACAGGACGGTGAGGAAGCCGCCGCCGAAGGTACCGACCAGAACGGCGAACAGCGCCGCCGTCGCCGTCGCGGCCGCCGCGGCGGCCGCCGTAACCGCCAACGCGGTGACGAAGGCTACCAGGGCAATGGCCGGGAAGCCGGCGAGCAGCCGACAGCGTCCTTCGAACAGGGCGTGCACGAGACCTCGGAAGGCGCGCCGCATCCGGTGCTCAGCGATGAGGATGCCGGTCTGATGGCGCCGCCCTTCCCGCAACCGGCCCAGGTTCACGAAGCAGCTCCGGCACCTGCTCCAAGCGCACTGGGCACACCTGCTGCATCCGAACCGCTGCCGGAAGCGCCGCCGCGCCGCCGCTCGACCATCCGCGAGCCGGCGCCTGTCGGCACGAGCGAGCCGATGACAACCGTTGCACCGAGCGCGCCGGCACCGGCTCCGGTTATTTCGTCGACCGCACCCGACACCTCATCGGAACCGCCGAAGCGCGGCTGGTGGGCCAAGCGACTGCTCGGCGACAAGAGTTAG
- a CDS encoding PsiF family protein codes for MSKSLSKSLPQTKIAMLALMSVLPLALAAQPAAAATKQEKMETCKVGADHDNLTGAKRDAFMKKCMGAGNYEPKARQDALKQAKSKKPAATPAAAPAPAADDQPEEKAQ; via the coding sequence ATGTCGAAGAGCTTGTCGAAGAGCTTGCCGCAGACGAAGATTGCTATGCTCGCACTGATGAGCGTCCTGCCGCTGGCTCTGGCTGCCCAGCCGGCGGCCGCCGCGACGAAGCAGGAAAAGATGGAAACCTGCAAGGTCGGCGCCGACCACGACAATCTCACGGGCGCCAAGCGCGATGCCTTCATGAAGAAGTGCATGGGCGCCGGCAATTACGAGCCGAAGGCGCGCCAGGATGCACTCAAGCAGGCGAAGTCGAAGAAGCCGGCGGCAACGCCGGCCGCTGCCCCTGCTCCAGCCGCTGACGACCAGCCGGAAGAGAAGGCGCAGTAA
- a CDS encoding S1C family serine protease: MLDFTPPSSEEDDGAGAAAAALALHTDTEILDAYSQAVMSVADTVGPAVLRVETRAAGNRPGGTGSGVTIAPDGLVLTNCHVVEGAREIRLLDTEGRVMEARAIGVDPDTDLALLRAGAVRDLPHAMLGDSKSLRRGQLVVAIGNPLGFESTVTAGVISALGRSLRARNGRLIEDVIQTDAALNPGNSGGPLVSSRGEVIGINTAVIRGAQGICFAVAANTAQFVLSELIQHGRVRRGYIGVSGQTVEVPRRHARNAEIENRTGAMISGLEQGGPAAQAGLMSFDTIVRVDGEAVTGVDDLIRILNGERIGRPVTFDALRRGQLRSFDVTPTERPAVKAA, translated from the coding sequence ATGCTCGACTTCACGCCTCCTTCCTCAGAGGAAGACGACGGCGCGGGTGCGGCTGCGGCCGCCCTCGCGCTGCATACAGACACCGAAATTCTCGACGCCTATTCGCAGGCGGTGATGTCCGTCGCTGACACCGTCGGGCCAGCCGTACTGCGCGTCGAAACACGCGCGGCCGGCAATCGCCCTGGTGGCACCGGCTCCGGCGTCACCATCGCCCCCGATGGACTGGTGCTCACCAACTGCCACGTCGTCGAAGGCGCCAGGGAGATTCGCCTGCTCGATACCGAAGGCCGCGTCATGGAAGCACGCGCCATCGGCGTCGATCCCGACACCGATCTTGCGCTGCTCCGCGCCGGCGCAGTGCGCGACCTGCCGCATGCCATGCTCGGCGATTCCAAATCGCTGCGGCGCGGCCAGCTCGTCGTCGCCATCGGCAATCCGCTTGGCTTTGAATCGACGGTGACCGCCGGTGTCATCTCGGCCCTCGGCCGCTCCTTACGCGCGCGCAATGGGCGGCTGATCGAGGACGTCATCCAGACCGACGCCGCGCTCAATCCCGGCAATTCCGGCGGACCGCTGGTGTCGTCGCGCGGCGAGGTGATCGGCATCAACACCGCGGTGATCCGAGGCGCGCAGGGCATCTGTTTTGCCGTTGCCGCCAACACCGCGCAGTTCGTGTTGTCGGAACTGATTCAGCACGGCCGCGTGCGGCGCGGTTATATCGGAGTCTCTGGGCAGACTGTGGAAGTGCCGCGGCGGCATGCGCGCAATGCGGAGATCGAAAACCGCACGGGCGCGATGATCTCGGGCCTCGAGCAAGGCGGGCCGGCTGCGCAGGCAGGGCTGATGTCGTTCGATACTATTGTGCGGGTCGATGGCGAAGCGGTGACTGGCGTCGACGATCTGATCCGCATCTTGAATGGCGAGCGCATCGGGCGGCCGGTAACGTTCGACGCGCTGCGGCGCGGACAATTGCGGAGCTTCGACGTCACGCCGACCGAACGGCCGGCGGTGAAGGCGGCTTAG
- a CDS encoding methyl-accepting chemotaxis protein — MSDVSVPAAESLTRISENDAATAALAASVRETIDLIELDLGAMIREVAQAAEAVHSGTSSSAKALAAIRARSEDLATQSQDARRDAGQVAEATVELAQSAGEIDQRVKAAGALTDDAETAASAANKSVDELKSSIGDIGKVVNLIANVARQTNLLALNATIEAARAGAAGRGFAVVAAEVKELSVRTQAATEDITRKIDTLQKAAATSIAAVHRISDATKAVRPVFSSIAEAVQAQVTTTDGLSRNASETSSFIGAVADGAGEIRQAAADATAHGDAVDRSGREAGHLAEKLKTRCVIFLRLTDIGDRRQHERLPCELDVSLDVNGTILRGQTADISEGGLLVRLREPSQLRTGATLNAEIAGIGPCELHLVNQSNLGLHLQFGPLAPDTKANLDGRLAAIREANKEFIARAIGAADRISALFEDAVNAGQIALDDLFDNHYVPIPGTNPQQYRTRFLSLCEALLPAVQEPLLASDPRLVFCAAVDRNGYLPVHNAAYAQPQRPDDPLWNAAHSRNRRIFDDRAGLSAGRVVRPYIIQNYPRDMGDRVVMMWEIGAPIRVFGKKWGGFRTAYTL, encoded by the coding sequence TTGTCTGACGTCTCCGTGCCGGCCGCCGAGTCCCTCACTCGCATTTCCGAAAATGACGCAGCGACAGCCGCCCTCGCCGCTTCGGTGCGCGAGACCATCGACCTGATCGAACTCGACCTTGGCGCCATGATCCGCGAGGTCGCGCAGGCCGCCGAAGCCGTCCATTCCGGCACCAGCTCATCGGCCAAAGCCCTCGCCGCCATCCGCGCCCGCAGCGAAGACCTCGCCACCCAGTCTCAAGACGCCAGGCGCGATGCTGGTCAGGTGGCCGAGGCCACCGTCGAACTGGCTCAATCGGCCGGCGAGATCGATCAGCGGGTCAAGGCCGCCGGCGCGCTCACCGATGATGCCGAGACCGCAGCCAGCGCCGCCAACAAAAGCGTCGACGAACTCAAGTCGTCGATCGGCGACATCGGCAAGGTCGTCAATCTCATCGCCAATGTCGCGCGCCAGACCAATCTGCTGGCGCTCAACGCCACCATCGAGGCGGCGCGCGCCGGCGCCGCGGGCCGCGGCTTCGCCGTCGTCGCCGCCGAGGTGAAGGAACTTTCGGTGCGCACGCAGGCCGCCACCGAGGACATCACCCGCAAGATCGATACGCTGCAGAAAGCTGCCGCCACCTCGATCGCGGCTGTGCATCGCATTTCGGATGCGACCAAAGCCGTGCGGCCGGTGTTCTCCTCGATTGCCGAGGCGGTACAGGCCCAGGTCACGACCACCGACGGCCTGTCGCGCAACGCCAGCGAGACATCGTCCTTCATCGGCGCGGTCGCGGACGGCGCGGGCGAAATTCGTCAGGCTGCTGCCGATGCCACCGCCCATGGCGACGCCGTCGATCGCTCCGGCCGCGAAGCCGGCCATCTCGCCGAGAAACTGAAGACTCGCTGCGTCATCTTCCTCCGCCTCACGGATATCGGCGACCGCCGCCAGCACGAGCGCCTGCCCTGCGAGCTCGACGTCTCGCTCGACGTTAACGGCACGATCTTGCGCGGACAGACCGCCGACATCTCCGAAGGCGGGCTTCTGGTGCGGCTGCGTGAGCCGAGCCAACTGCGCACCGGCGCCACGCTGAATGCGGAGATCGCCGGCATCGGCCCATGCGAACTCCATCTGGTCAATCAGTCCAATCTCGGCCTGCACCTGCAGTTCGGTCCGTTGGCGCCCGACACCAAAGCCAATCTCGACGGCCGCCTCGCCGCCATTCGTGAAGCCAACAAGGAATTCATCGCCCGCGCCATCGGCGCCGCTGACCGCATCTCAGCGCTGTTCGAGGACGCGGTGAACGCCGGCCAGATCGCGCTCGACGATCTGTTCGACAATCATTATGTGCCGATCCCCGGCACCAATCCGCAGCAATACCGCACGCGATTCCTGTCGCTTTGCGAAGCGCTGTTGCCGGCCGTCCAGGAGCCCCTGTTGGCCAGCGATCCACGCCTGGTGTTTTGCGCGGCGGTCGATCGCAACGGCTATCTGCCGGTCCACAACGCTGCCTATGCCCAGCCGCAACGGCCGGACGATCCGCTCTGGAACGCCGCGCACAGCCGCAACCGCCGCATCTTCGACGACCGCGCCGGGCTGTCCGCCGGCCGCGTGGTGCGGCCCTACATTATCCAGAACTACCCGCGCGACATGGGCGACAGGGTCGTGATGATGTGGGAAATCGGCGCGCCGATCCGCGTTTTCGGCAAGAAATGGGGCGGTTTCCGCACCGCCTATACACTTTGA
- a CDS encoding isochorismatase family protein: MAFDAARAPGHRSKRKLQSELRSRSMNLSSPTRRDAVAGIAALAVASAASSADKASAAPIGGIHAIPELAPQWKKLDLAEILSRPAAFMSVSQVNSLYEPWGAQAAEKHRDRGSLPATVKVAKAARAAKNFVSFNWIGYEVFRESYPQSDFDRVQFASWVEGLNFTPEMKKKDNELVAELRALVQSGDNEFNELALQTAFTGTQLPLVLSRKRIEVIVLTGIHLDWCIEGNARAARDAGYLPIVIGDACACQTPEQEAAAMQRINDFFAPVISADTFVQLLKKRA, translated from the coding sequence ATGGCGTTTGATGCGGCGCGCGCACCCGGCCACCGCTCAAAACGAAAATTGCAATCTGAACTAAGGAGTCGCTCCATGAACCTATCGTCGCCTACCCGTCGCGATGCCGTTGCCGGTATCGCCGCCCTCGCTGTCGCTTCCGCAGCGTCATCGGCCGACAAAGCATCAGCCGCTCCGATTGGCGGCATTCACGCCATTCCGGAGCTTGCACCGCAGTGGAAGAAACTCGATCTGGCTGAAATTCTATCTCGTCCGGCCGCATTCATGTCGGTCAGTCAAGTCAATTCGCTCTACGAGCCGTGGGGCGCCCAGGCGGCGGAAAAACACCGCGATCGCGGCAGCCTTCCTGCCACCGTGAAAGTCGCCAAAGCCGCCCGTGCTGCGAAGAACTTCGTTTCCTTCAACTGGATCGGCTACGAGGTTTTCCGCGAATCCTATCCGCAGTCCGATTTCGACCGTGTGCAATTTGCAAGCTGGGTCGAGGGGCTGAATTTCACGCCGGAGATGAAGAAGAAGGACAACGAGCTGGTCGCCGAGCTGCGCGCACTCGTTCAGTCCGGCGACAATGAATTCAACGAACTCGCGCTTCAAACCGCTTTCACTGGCACGCAGCTTCCTCTCGTCCTTTCTCGCAAGCGGATCGAAGTGATCGTGCTCACCGGCATTCACCTCGACTGGTGCATCGAAGGCAATGCGCGAGCGGCGCGTGACGCCGGCTATCTGCCCATCGTTATCGGCGATGCTTGCGCCTGCCAGACGCCCGAGCAGGAAGCGGCGGCCATGCAGAGAATAAACGACTTCTTCGCGCCGGTGATATCGGCCGACACGTTCGTTCAATTACTCAAAAAGCGGGCGTAA
- a CDS encoding helix-turn-helix domain-containing protein produces MPRQLNRSSVTRISQAREAPRFDRPAAQDAASLDKAIGARLKTLRISAGLSLDELSKRANVSKAMLSRIERAESSATANLLGRICSALGVTLSSIIALGESGPGRIVCRADQPVWRDPETGYKRRHASPPGAPSGIEIIVVDLPAETRVPYSPWGETAYSQQLLMLSGKIRLWIDDTPHILSEGDSADFDVQRPLVFENSFEAPAQYVLFIRQR; encoded by the coding sequence GTGCCCCGACAACTGAACAGGAGTAGCGTTACAAGGATATCCCAAGCGCGCGAGGCGCCGCGTTTTGACAGACCGGCCGCGCAGGATGCAGCCTCGCTCGACAAAGCCATCGGTGCACGGCTTAAAACGCTGCGCATCTCGGCGGGATTGAGCCTTGACGAACTCTCGAAACGCGCGAACGTCAGCAAAGCCATGCTTTCGCGCATCGAACGCGCCGAAAGCAGTGCGACCGCCAACCTCCTGGGCCGGATATGTTCGGCCCTTGGCGTAACGCTCAGCTCGATCATAGCGCTCGGAGAATCCGGCCCCGGCCGTATCGTATGCCGCGCCGATCAACCGGTCTGGCGGGATCCTGAGACCGGCTACAAGCGTCGCCACGCATCGCCGCCGGGCGCACCCAGTGGCATCGAAATCATCGTCGTCGATTTGCCGGCGGAAACTCGCGTTCCCTACAGCCCCTGGGGCGAGACCGCCTACTCGCAGCAACTGCTGATGTTGAGCGGGAAAATCCGCCTCTGGATCGACGATACCCCGCACATCCTATCGGAAGGCGACAGCGCCGATTTCGACGTCCAACGTCCGCTTGTTTTCGAAAACTCGTTTGAAGCTCCGGCGCAATACGTCCTCTTCATCCGGCAACGATAA
- a CDS encoding GNAT family N-acetyltransferase: protein MIIRDAAPGDLPAILAIYNDVVATSTAIYEFDPVTLESRVAWLEARRADGYPVMVAADGDEVLGYASFGAFRAWPGYQHTVEHSVHIRADQHRRGLGRALVESLLPIAKGLGKHVIVAGIDADNEPSRRLHAALGFEEVGHFRQIGHKFGRWLDLVFMQRLLDERKTPG from the coding sequence ATGATCATCCGCGATGCGGCTCCCGGCGATCTGCCGGCCATTCTGGCCATCTATAACGACGTCGTCGCGACTTCGACTGCGATCTACGAGTTCGATCCGGTGACGCTGGAAAGCCGCGTTGCCTGGCTCGAAGCACGGCGCGCCGACGGCTATCCGGTCATGGTGGCCGCCGATGGGGACGAGGTTCTGGGCTACGCGTCATTCGGTGCCTTCCGCGCCTGGCCGGGCTATCAGCACACCGTCGAGCATTCCGTTCACATCCGCGCCGACCAGCACCGCCGAGGCCTTGGTCGTGCGCTGGTCGAAAGCCTGCTGCCGATCGCGAAAGGGCTCGGCAAGCATGTCATCGTCGCCGGTATCGACGCCGACAACGAGCCCTCACGGCGCTTGCACGCCGCGCTCGGATTCGAGGAAGTTGGCCATTTCCGCCAGATCGGCCATAAATTCGGCCGCTGGCTCGATCTCGTCTTCATGCAGCGTCTTCTGGATGAACGGAAAACGCCAGGGTAA
- a CDS encoding YitT family protein, with translation MTAAIQSEAPRHSVYEDALAIVIGSLFVSFALALFKLAGLLTGSTAGLAFLVFYTTGLPFGAAFFVINLPFYVLAFLRMGWRFTVKTFIAVALTSGFTEMHAHFIRMADTNPFYVAVFGGLLMGVGFIVLFRHQASLGGVNILALYVQDHYGLRAGKLQLAIDLVILAASFFIVTPLALVASVIGVSALNMVIWMNHRRDRYVAWSAP, from the coding sequence ATGACAGCCGCCATCCAAAGCGAAGCGCCGCGCCACAGCGTCTACGAGGACGCGCTGGCGATCGTCATCGGCAGCCTGTTCGTCTCGTTCGCGCTGGCGCTATTCAAGCTCGCCGGGCTGCTGACCGGCAGCACGGCCGGGCTTGCGTTTCTGGTGTTCTATACGACGGGGCTGCCGTTCGGCGCTGCATTCTTCGTCATCAATCTGCCGTTCTATGTTCTCGCGTTCCTGCGCATGGGCTGGCGTTTCACGGTGAAGACCTTTATCGCGGTGGCGCTGACATCGGGCTTCACCGAGATGCATGCACACTTCATCCGCATGGCGGACACCAATCCGTTTTATGTGGCGGTGTTCGGCGGACTCTTGATGGGCGTCGGATTCATCGTGCTGTTCCGCCATCAGGCGAGTCTTGGCGGTGTCAATATTCTGGCGCTCTACGTGCAGGACCATTACGGCCTCCGCGCCGGCAAGCTGCAGCTAGCCATCGATCTCGTCATTCTCGCCGCGTCGTTTTTCATCGTCACGCCGCTGGCGCTGGTCGCTTCGGTGATCGGCGTCTCCGCGCTCAACATGGTTATCTGGATGAACCACCGACGCGACCGTTACGTCGCCTGGTCGGCGCCGTAA
- a CDS encoding RDD family protein: protein MTQPEVAPIKQASTARKVFAAILDFFFIFIVGGYVVARFTGGTTDGGFELQGMPAFALFGIVILYFIVFSRFLGGTLFQRLLGVR, encoded by the coding sequence ATGACACAGCCCGAAGTCGCACCGATCAAGCAGGCTTCGACCGCCCGCAAGGTCTTCGCAGCGATCCTCGATTTCTTCTTCATCTTCATCGTCGGCGGCTACGTGGTTGCCCGCTTCACCGGCGGCACCACCGACGGAGGCTTCGAACTTCAGGGGATGCCGGCCTTCGCGCTGTTCGGCATCGTCATCCTGTATTTCATCGTGTTCTCGCGCTTCCTCGGCGGCACGCTGTTCCAGCGCCTGCTCGGGGTGCGTTAG
- a CDS encoding polyhydroxyalkanoate depolymerase, producing MLYQTYQTQSDFFDPLRKFAAMAADTVGTQLNGAPRPSFWGNLGAGYELIARATLTHSRPSYGIDSVTVGNQEVAITEEAADVTPFGTLLHFKKNIDQAQPRVLIIAPLSGHFATLLRATVRTMLSEHDVYITDWHNARDVPLSAGRFGFEDYTTHLIRFLEKIGPGAHMVAVCQPCVSALVAASVMAQGNHPAQPRSMTLMAGPIDTRVQPTKVNELAKGKPIDWFEKNMIATVPSRYAGAGRRVYPGFVQLMAFMSMNMDRHVKAHRELYENIAKGNIEKAEQTKAFYDEYFAVLDLAAEFYLETVQLVFQEHTLPLGQLTYQGQKVEPAAIKRTTLFTVEGERDDICAVGQTLAAHDLCTSLRPYRKRHHMQAGVGHYGVFSGKSWQNQIYPQVKNVILQSD from the coding sequence ATGCTCTATCAGACCTACCAAACGCAATCGGATTTCTTCGATCCGCTGCGCAAGTTCGCAGCCATGGCCGCAGACACCGTTGGGACGCAACTCAACGGCGCGCCGAGGCCGTCGTTCTGGGGCAATCTCGGCGCCGGTTACGAGCTGATTGCGCGCGCCACATTGACACACTCGCGGCCGAGCTACGGCATCGACAGCGTCACGGTCGGCAATCAGGAAGTCGCGATCACCGAAGAAGCAGCCGACGTCACGCCGTTCGGCACGCTGCTGCATTTCAAGAAGAACATCGATCAGGCCCAGCCTCGCGTCCTGATCATCGCGCCGTTGTCCGGGCATTTCGCGACGCTGCTGCGCGCCACCGTGCGCACCATGCTGTCCGAGCATGACGTTTACATCACCGACTGGCACAACGCACGTGACGTGCCTCTCTCTGCCGGCCGTTTCGGCTTTGAGGACTACACGACGCATCTGATCCGCTTTCTCGAGAAGATCGGGCCGGGCGCGCATATGGTCGCGGTGTGCCAGCCCTGTGTGTCGGCGCTGGTCGCTGCGAGCGTGATGGCACAGGGCAATCACCCCGCGCAGCCGCGCTCGATGACATTGATGGCCGGGCCGATCGATACCCGCGTCCAGCCGACCAAGGTCAACGAACTGGCCAAGGGCAAGCCGATCGACTGGTTCGAGAAGAACATGATCGCCACCGTGCCGTCGCGTTATGCCGGCGCGGGCAGGCGGGTCTATCCGGGCTTCGTGCAGCTCATGGCCTTCATGTCGATGAACATGGACCGGCACGTGAAAGCGCATCGCGAGCTTTACGAGAACATCGCCAAAGGCAATATCGAGAAGGCCGAGCAGACCAAGGCGTTCTACGACGAATATTTCGCCGTGCTCGATCTGGCCGCCGAGTTCTATCTGGAGACCGTGCAACTGGTGTTCCAGGAGCACACGCTGCCGCTCGGCCAGTTGACCTATCAGGGCCAGAAGGTCGAGCCGGCCGCGATCAAGCGCACCACGCTGTTCACGGTCGAGGGCGAACGCGACGATATCTGCGCGGTCGGCCAGACGCTCGCGGCGCACGATCTGTGCACGTCGCTGCGCCCCTATCGCAAGCGACACCACATGCAGGCGGGCGTCGGCCACTATGGCGTCTTCTCTGGCAAGAGCTGGCAGAACCAGATCTATCCGCAGGTCAAGAACGTCATTCTGCAGAGCGATTGA